From the genome of Vulpes lagopus strain Blue_001 chromosome 2, ASM1834538v1, whole genome shotgun sequence, one region includes:
- the FXYD1 gene encoding phospholemman — translation MAPLHHILVLCVGFLTTATAEAPQEHDPFTYDYQSLRIGGLIIAGILFILGILIVLSRRCRCKFNQQQRTGEPDEEEGTFRSSIRRLSTRRR, via the exons ATGGCACCTCTCCACCACATCTTGGTTCTCTGTGTGGGTTTCCTCACCACGGCCACCGCAG aaGCGCCACAGGAACACGACCCGTTCACCTacg ACTACCAATCCCTGCGGATCGGAGGCCTCATCATCGCCGGGATCCTCTTCATCCTCGGTATCCTCATCGTCCTGA GCAGAAGGTGCCGGTGCAAATTCAACCAGCAGCAGAG GACTGGGGAACCTGATGAAGAGGAGGGAACTTTCCGCAGCTCCATCCGCC GTCTGTCCACCCGCAGGCGGTAG